In the genome of Aspergillus flavus chromosome 8, complete sequence, one region contains:
- a CDS encoding neutral protease 2, with translation MRVTTLSTALFALASTAVSAPTAGSSSPGLEVKLTQIDNTRVKAVVKNTGSEEVSFVHLNFFKDAGPVKKVSVYRGQDEVQFEGIKRRLRSSGITKEAVTSLGAGETLEDEFDIASTSDLASGGPVSIRSHGFVPIVVDGKITGYIPYKSNDLTVNVDGGKAAKVTKALSQLTRRTEVTDCKGDAESSLTTALSNAAKLANQAAEAAESGDESKFEEYFKTTDQQTRTTVAERLRAVAKEAGSTSGGSTTYHCSDPYGYCEPNVLAYTLPSKNEIANCDIYYSELPPLAQKCHAQDQATTTLHEFTHAPGVYQPGTEDLGYGYDAATQLSAQDALNNADSYALYANAIELKC, from the exons ATGCGTGTCACTACTCTCTCCACTGCGCTCTTCGCGTTGGCTTCCACCGCTGTGTCAGCGCCAACCGCTGGGAGCTCTTCTCCTGGTCTTGAGGTCAAGCTGACCCAGATTGACAACACTCGTGTGAAGGCGGTTGTCAAGAACACCGGCAGTGAGGAAGTGTCCTTCGTCCACCTGAACTTCTTCAAGGACGCTGGCCCTGTCAAGAAGGTTTCCGTCTACCGCGGCC AGGATGAGGTCCAGTTCGAGGGTATCAAGCGCCGCTTGAGGAGCAGTGGCATCACTAAGGAGGCTGTCACTTCTCTCGGTGCCGGAGAGACCCTGGAGGATGAGTTCGATATCGCCTCCACCAGCGACCTGGCAAGCGGCGGCCCCGTTTCCATCCGCAGCCACGGATTCGTCCCCATTGTCGTGGACGGCAAGATCACCGGCTACATCCCCTACAAGTCCAACGACCTGACCGTCAATGTTGACGGCGGTAAGGCCGCCAAGGTCACCAAGGCGCTGTCGCAGCTCACCCGCCGCACCGAGGTCACCGACTGCAAGGGTGACGCCGAGTCCTCGTTGACCACTGCCCTTTCCAACGCTGCCAAGCTGGCCAACCAGGCTGCCGAAGCCGCCGAATCCGGCGACGAGTCCAAGTTCGAGGAGTACTTCAAGACCACCGACCAGCAGACCCGCACGACCGTTGCTGAGCGTCTGCGCGCTGTCGCTAAGGAAGCCGGCTCTACCTCCGGTGGCTCTACCACGTACCACTGCAGCGACCCCTACGGCTACTGTGAGCCTAACGTTCTGGCCTACACCCTGCCCTCGAAGAACGAGATCGCCAACTGCGACATCTACTACTCTGAGCTTCCTCCCTTGGCTCAGAAGTGCCACGCCCAGGACCAGGCCACCACCACTCTTCACGAGTTCACTCACGCCCCTGGCGTCTACCAGCCTGGTACTGAGGATTTGGGTTACGGCTATGATGCCGCTACTCAGCTGAGTGCCCAGGATGCGTTGAACAACGCTGATTCTTATGCCTTGTATGCCAATG CTATCGAGCTCAAGTGCTAA
- a CDS encoding beta-xylosidase, with the protein MTPLPKVSTLLALILPITAIKNPILPGWNPDPSILHLNNEYYLTTSSFEYFPGLPIYKSTDLTNWTLHSHALTRPSQLALYGTPTGGGTWAPTLSYINNTFYIATMTRWTYDPVAKVWPRITWISSPDLETWSDPIWAEPWGIDPSLFQDPVSGDVYLNLMAPDSKETGIWGIYQCQVDLGTGKCIDEYRSLWNGTMLHDVSARPEGPKMFVRGEWYYLLIAEGGTDDLHRASIARSHSPRGPWTPNPNNPILYNGAYGFDNLTVQSTGHTTIFDTANGDSYAVYIARRKINGSSPLGRETFLSPVTWKDGWPVINNGRPILLSESFGDTPDQSTPDTWIDNFEGSTLDNRWYQLRTPYTENFILREKGGIIFRPNVYSLSERDVPAAILRKQTSLNMTFTAELLPIRSELRQSETVGISVYLSEFQHQDIGVRGCKDGPGTGMCVYTQLVRNGTVEYDEVQLNASSVDGLVLYIRAEPLCYRFGYGVANSSVNWVSSIESKWLAFAPQGWFVFEGASFALFASRNGRPWSAGAPEVGFRSVTEEYFEEDIPDYDRWE; encoded by the exons ATGACCCCCCTACCCAAAGTATCCACCCTCCTAgccctcatcctccccaTAACCGCAATCAAAAACCCAATCCTCCCAGGCTGGAACCCCGACCCCTCCATCCTGCACCTCAACAACGAATACTACctcacaacctcctccttcgaATATTTCCCTGGTCTCCCAATCTACAAATCCACAGACCTAACCAACTGGACCCTCCACTCCCATGCCCTAACAAGACCATCCCAATTAGCCCTCTACGGAACTCCAACCGGCGGCG GAACATGGGCCCCAACCCTCTCCTACATAAACAACACCTTCTACATAGCCACCATGACCCGGTGGACCTACGACCCAGTCGCAAAAGTCTGGCCCCGGATAACCTGGATATCATCCCCCGATTTAGAAACCTGGAGTGACCCCATCTGGGCCGAGCCATGGGGCATCGACCCGTCTCTTTTCCAGGACCCTGTTTCCGGTGACGTCTATTTGAACCTCATGGCGCCGGATAGCAAGGAAACTGGGATCTGGGGCATTTATCAATGTCAGGTGGACCTTGGAACTGGGAAATGTATAGATGAGTATCGGTCCCTGTGGAACGGGACGATGTTACATGATGTCAGTGCTAGACCGGAGGGTCCGAAGATGTTTGTGAGGGGGGAGTGGTATTATCTGCTTATTGCTGAGg GCGGAACAGACGACCTCCACCGCGCAAGCATCGCCCGATCACACTCACCACGGGGCCCATGGACCCCGAACCCCAATAACCCGATTCTATATAACGGTGCGTATGGATTCGATAACCTTACCGTGCAGTCGACAGGCCATACTACTATCTTCGATACCGCCAATGGGGATTCATATGCCGTTTACATTGCCCGGAGAAAGATCAACGGATCCTCCCCATTAGGGCGAGAGACATTTCTCTCGCCCGTCACCTGGAAGGACGGGTGGCCGGTTATCAACAACGGGAGACCAATTCTCCTGAGTGAATCCTTTGGCGATACACCAGATCAAAGCACACCAGACACCTGGATTGATAACTTCGAAGGATCGACTCTCGATAATAGATGGTATCAGCTTCGCACACCGTACACGGAGAACTTTATCCTCAGGGAGAAAGGAGGTATAATCTTCCGACCGAATGTATACTCCCTCAGCGAGCGGGATGTCCCAGCTGCTATTCTCCGGAAACAGACGTCGTTGAATATGACTTTTACTGCGGAGTTACTTCCTATCAGGTCTGAGTTGAGACAGAGTGAGACGGTTGGGATAAGTGTTTATTTGAGCGAGTTTCAACATCAGGATATTGGGGTTCGGGGTTGTAAGGATGGACCTGGGACCGGGATGTGTGTTTATACGCAGCTTGTGAGGAATGGGACGGTTGAG TATGATGAGGTCCAGCTCAATGCATCGAGTGTAGATGGTCTTGTTTTGTATATTCGGGCTGAGCCGCTTTGTTATCGTTTTGGGTATGGTGTCGCCAATTCTTCGGTGAATTGGGTGTCGTCTATTGAATCGAAGTGGTTGGCCTTTGCGCCTCAGGGCTGGTTTGTATTTGAAGGGGCCAgttttgctctttttgctAGTCGAAATGGGAGGCCGTGGTCTGCTGGGGCACCGGAGGTTGGGTTTAGGAGTGTTACGGAGGAGTATTTTGAGGAGGATATTCCGGATTATGATAGGTGGGAGTAG
- a CDS encoding acyl-CoA N-acyltransferase has protein sequence MPNGSLYINKLTHKKAQPDPHPTPTTSPQLKPPKPIPKMSNPPTIIILPASPEDAPTLTRIHGDAFQNSTLLDLMFGPPTEENLKGFTAQLAELIANDKTARFTKAVDNDTNKIVGWSWWNIFPDHKSRLEGSEAFAKDHTDPPESAISPEAYREYFRGVEERREKWVGGRAVVFLRVLVVLPEYQRKGVGAKLMTKGLEEATALNLPVWLESSEEGYALYKKLGFKDLNDSIVMDLTKYGESGIATTACMLLENGNP, from the exons ATGCCTAATGGGTCACTTTACATAAATAAACTCACTCATAAGAAAGCCCAACCAGATCCACATCCGACTCCCACAACCTCCCCTCAACTAAAACCCCCAAAACCCATACCCAAAATGTCCAATCCACCAACAATTATCATCCTCCCCGCCTCCCCCGAAGATGCACCAACACTAACCCGCATCCACGGCGATGCATTCCAAAACTCCACACTCCTCGACCTCATGTTCGGTCCACCAACAGAGGAGAACCTAAAAGGGTTCACGGCCCAACTCGCAGAACTCATCGCAAACGATAAAACAGCCAGATTCACCAAAGCCGTCGACAACGACACGAATAAGATTGTGGGCTGGAGCTGGTGGAATATCTTCCCCGATCATAAGTCGCGCTTGGAAGGCTCAGAAGCTTTCGCGAAAGATCATACTGACCCGCCTGAATCTGCGATTAGTCCTGAGGCATATAGGGAATATTTCCGGGGGGTGGAAGAGAGACGGGAGAAGTGGGTTGGGGGGAGGGCTGTTGTTT TTCTCAGAGTCCTTGTTGTTCTCCCTGAGTATCAGAGGAAGGGTGTCGGTGCGAAACTTATGACAAAGGGCCTGGAAGAGGCAACGGCTCTTAACCTTCCGGTCTGGCTGGAATCTTCAGAAGAGGGATATGCTTTGTACAAGAAGCTGGGGTTCAAGGATCTTAACGATAGCATTGTCATGGACTTGACTAAATACGGAGAGTCGGGTATCGCGACTACGGCGTGTATGCTATTGGAGAATGGCAACCCTTGA